In one window of Janthinobacterium sp. 1_2014MBL_MicDiv DNA:
- a CDS encoding ABC transporter ATP-binding protein → MLELRHLSKSYANARPVLANISCRFKAGEFIAIMGDSGVGKSTLLNLIAGLDTPDAGAEAHPILVDGIAMSSLDDAAATRLRRARMGFIFQAFHVLPHLTLLQNVALPLLLNGLPQERAASMLEAVGLGGRGGDFPQQLSGGEMQRVAIARALVHKPALVLADEPTGNLDPDTAHGILQLLRAEIKANGSCAIMVTHSLAAAEMADRTMILTKSGLQNTTIVNRIDQTIS, encoded by the coding sequence ATGCTCGAATTGCGCCATCTGTCGAAGTCCTATGCCAATGCCCGGCCCGTCCTGGCGAATATTTCCTGCCGCTTCAAGGCGGGGGAATTCATCGCCATCATGGGCGACTCGGGCGTCGGCAAGTCGACCCTGCTGAACCTGATCGCCGGCCTCGATACGCCCGACGCGGGTGCCGAAGCGCACCCTATCCTGGTGGACGGCATCGCCATGTCCAGCCTCGATGACGCCGCCGCGACCCGGCTGCGTCGCGCCCGCATGGGCTTTATCTTCCAGGCTTTCCACGTCTTGCCGCACCTGACCCTGCTGCAAAACGTGGCCCTGCCGCTGCTGCTCAACGGCTTGCCCCAGGAGCGTGCCGCCAGCATGCTCGAGGCGGTCGGACTGGGCGGACGCGGCGGCGATTTTCCGCAGCAATTGTCGGGCGGCGAAATGCAGCGCGTGGCGATCGCCCGCGCGCTCGTGCACAAGCCCGCGCTGGTGCTGGCCGATGAGCCGACCGGCAACCTCGACCCGGACACGGCGCACGGCATCCTGCAATTGCTGCGCGCCGAGATCAAGGCCAACGGCAGTTGCGCCATCATGGTCACGCATTCGCTGGCCGCCGCCGAAATGGCGGACAGGACCATGATATTGACCAAAAGCGGATTACAAAATACAACAATCGTCAACCGAATTGATCAAACAATCAGTTAA